A window of the Sandaracinaceae bacterium genome harbors these coding sequences:
- a CDS encoding DsbA family oxidoreductase: protein MSLSATGSSLPLRIDIVSDVVCPWCVIGYKTLERALAAVGEAETAVVRFRPFELNPHMPPGGQHLGEHIAQKYGSSSAQSRTARERITALGAGLGFAFRFTEESRIYNTWKAHQLLRWAHESAGPKAQIALKLSLFDAYFTQGQAVDQVEVLAAAAGRAGLSAEEAAAVLYDERYASAVREEAEVWRDKGIHAVPSVVIDGRSLLTGAQTEEVFVRALTRALDARTAQAGDAGAGDAGAGAGGARP from the coding sequence ATGAGTCTTTCTGCGACCGGTTCCTCGCTCCCCCTGCGCATCGACATCGTGTCCGACGTGGTGTGCCCTTGGTGCGTCATCGGGTACAAGACGCTCGAGCGGGCGCTGGCCGCGGTGGGCGAGGCAGAGACGGCCGTGGTGCGCTTTCGGCCGTTCGAGCTGAACCCCCACATGCCGCCGGGTGGGCAGCACCTCGGGGAGCACATCGCGCAGAAGTACGGGTCGAGCAGCGCGCAGAGCCGGACGGCGCGGGAGCGCATCACGGCGCTCGGGGCGGGGCTGGGGTTTGCGTTCCGGTTCACCGAGGAGTCGCGCATCTACAACACGTGGAAGGCGCACCAGCTGCTGCGTTGGGCGCACGAGAGCGCTGGGCCGAAGGCGCAGATCGCGCTGAAGCTTTCGCTGTTCGACGCGTACTTCACGCAGGGGCAGGCGGTGGACCAGGTGGAGGTCCTCGCGGCCGCGGCCGGACGCGCCGGGCTCTCGGCGGAGGAGGCCGCTGCCGTGTTGTACGACGAGCGCTACGCCAGCGCGGTGCGCGAAGAAGCCGAGGTGTGGCGCGACAAGGGCATCCACGCGGTGCCCAGCGTGGTCATCGACGGGCGCAGCCTGCTCACGGGCGCGCAGACCGAGGAGGTCTTCGTGCGCGCACTCACACGCGCCCTCGACGCGCGCACGGCGCAAGCGGGGGACGCTGGCGCGGGGGACGCTGGCGCAGGTGCCGGAGGCGCGCGGCCATGA
- a CDS encoding DUF839 domain-containing protein: MTNKNYAWVQRALAVGATAFALGCSDGADGMDGAPGTNGQNGTNGQNGTNGQNGAPGTNGQNGTNGAPGENGGGTLAFEGIGFPSTDAEKRAVRASATATVNGQEVALDGYQVLARTGDVIGGNAFGVLVDETGAPLQTETGDDVISTATDYTSLLRVGGRLFSFTHLEDTPGGVMFSEVAQDASTGALSLTSTAPVDLASVGGIWIPCAGSVTPWQSHLGSEEYPPDAKAFEGLSDMAGFRGAVSGGGGAIFASDYFGVDTTDSGDLSDAMDAFRPYRYGFAVELAVHIDDGGTATPVPTKRYAMGRMNMELAYVMPDQRTVMLTDDGTDVGLFMFIADRPGDLSQGHLYAVRWNQLSGDGVGDAYLDWVSLGHAQDSDVDAAIDEGVGFADIFDTTAPLDAAAGTCPATYRATHTEAGFECLRLLPTSDSDIAIAARLETRRVAAYFGATTEFRKEEGITFDPTRGTLYLAMSEVARGMTDGGSNDLGGPNHIRVAANNCGAVYALPVAPNALPSDVGATLGGDVFSAYVPFRMSGVVWGRPDSSVASNSCFIDGIANPDNVTAVPGYDMLVIGEDTGSGHQNDAVWAYDLYRHTLTRILTTPYGSETTSPYFHPNVGGHAYLMTVVQHPYGESDEDQLMSEDEARAYVGYIGAFPRMD; encoded by the coding sequence ATGACGAACAAGAACTACGCTTGGGTGCAGCGTGCGCTCGCCGTCGGCGCCACGGCCTTCGCGCTCGGCTGCTCCGACGGGGCCGACGGTATGGACGGCGCGCCCGGTACCAACGGCCAGAACGGCACCAACGGCCAAAACGGCACCAACGGTCAGAACGGCGCGCCCGGCACCAACGGTCAGAACGGCACCAACGGAGCCCCGGGTGAGAACGGCGGCGGCACGCTCGCGTTCGAGGGGATCGGCTTCCCCAGCACCGACGCGGAGAAGCGCGCGGTGCGGGCCAGCGCGACGGCCACGGTCAACGGCCAGGAGGTCGCGCTCGACGGGTACCAGGTCCTCGCGCGCACGGGTGACGTGATCGGCGGCAACGCCTTCGGAGTGCTCGTCGACGAGACCGGGGCGCCGCTGCAGACCGAGACGGGCGACGACGTGATCTCCACGGCCACCGACTACACCAGCCTCCTGCGCGTCGGCGGTCGCCTGTTCAGCTTCACGCATCTCGAGGACACCCCTGGCGGTGTGATGTTCTCCGAGGTCGCCCAGGACGCGAGCACGGGCGCGCTCAGCCTGACCTCGACGGCGCCGGTGGACCTCGCCAGCGTCGGCGGCATCTGGATCCCCTGTGCTGGCAGCGTCACGCCGTGGCAGAGCCACCTGGGCTCCGAGGAGTACCCGCCCGACGCGAAGGCCTTCGAAGGTCTGAGCGACATGGCGGGCTTCCGCGGCGCCGTGTCCGGCGGTGGCGGCGCCATCTTCGCCAGCGACTACTTCGGTGTGGACACGACGGACAGCGGCGACCTGAGCGACGCCATGGACGCGTTCCGCCCCTACCGCTACGGCTTCGCGGTCGAGCTGGCCGTGCACATCGACGACGGCGGCACGGCGACGCCAGTGCCCACCAAGCGCTACGCGATGGGCCGCATGAACATGGAGCTGGCCTACGTCATGCCCGACCAGCGCACCGTGATGCTCACGGACGACGGAACGGACGTGGGGCTCTTCATGTTCATCGCGGATCGCCCCGGCGACCTCAGCCAGGGACACTTGTACGCCGTGCGCTGGAACCAGCTCAGCGGCGACGGTGTGGGTGACGCGTACCTCGACTGGGTCTCCCTTGGCCACGCGCAGGACAGTGACGTCGACGCCGCGATCGACGAGGGCGTGGGCTTCGCGGACATCTTCGACACCACGGCGCCCCTCGACGCAGCCGCGGGCACCTGCCCTGCAACCTATCGCGCGACGCACACCGAGGCGGGCTTCGAGTGCCTGCGCCTGCTCCCGACCAGCGACAGCGACATCGCCATCGCCGCGCGCCTCGAGACGCGCCGCGTCGCCGCGTACTTCGGCGCCACCACCGAGTTCCGCAAGGAAGAAGGCATCACCTTCGACCCGACGCGCGGCACCCTCTACCTCGCGATGAGTGAGGTGGCCCGCGGCATGACCGACGGGGGCAGCAACGACCTCGGCGGTCCGAACCACATCCGCGTCGCGGCCAACAATTGCGGCGCCGTGTACGCCCTCCCCGTAGCGCCCAACGCGCTCCCCTCGGATGTCGGCGCCACGCTCGGCGGTGACGTGTTCTCGGCCTACGTGCCGTTCCGCATGAGCGGGGTCGTGTGGGGTCGCCCCGACAGCTCGGTCGCGAGCAACAGCTGCTTCATCGACGGCATCGCCAACCCCGACAACGTCACGGCCGTCCCCGGCTACGACATGCTCGTGATCGGCGAGGACACGGGCTCGGGACACCAGAACGACGCGGTCTGGGCCTACGACCTGTACCGCCACACGCTGACGCGCATCCTCACCACGCCGTACGGCTCGGAGACCACGTCGCCCTACTTCCACCCGAACGTCGGTGGCCACGCCTACCTGATGACCGTGGTGCAGCACCCCTACGGGGAGAGCGACGAGGACCAGCTGATGTCGGAGGACGAGGCCCGGGCCTACGTCGGGTACATCGGCGCGTTCCCGCGCATGGACTGA
- a CDS encoding FAD-binding oxidoreductase, translated as MSDGTREKSHWGWGWADQFPSADERRERGKQAQMLLGFAPERVDEPVPLGDVQIAAARVVPPASLTAVFDTRDEARIRHTHGRNYPDIVRGFRGDFAGAPDAVAFPRDEDDVTRVLDWASANDVVVVPYGGGTSVVGGISAGSSQLTGKGCDDGPRPPFVSLDLSRLSRLLELDVPSRSARIQAGASGPRLEAQLAQHGFTLRFFPQSFEFATLGGWIATRAGGHFAMGPTHIDDLVQSTRTVTPRGVVETRRLPGSGAGPSPDRLMLGSEGTLGVITEAWMRVRPKPVHRSTATCFFKAWNDAVAAVRALSQSGLYPANCRLLDAREAALNLVSVDGSAVLILGFEGADHAFHGPMARALELVADHGGRCPKGALHAEEGAKSGDEGGAGAWKRAFIDAPYMLNLLASLGLVVDTFETACTWDRFEALHAGVIKAVRDAMKREAGRGFVSCRFTHVYPDGPAPYFTFVLPGGGAEIERWVAVKQAASEAVVRHGGTITHHHAVGRVHQPWYVQQVPDLFRVAFRAAKRELDPAGIMNRGVFAL; from the coding sequence ATGAGCGACGGAACCCGCGAGAAGAGTCACTGGGGGTGGGGTTGGGCAGACCAATTCCCGAGCGCAGACGAGCGCCGGGAGCGCGGCAAGCAGGCGCAGATGCTGCTGGGCTTCGCGCCCGAGCGCGTCGACGAGCCCGTGCCGCTCGGGGACGTGCAGATCGCAGCGGCCCGTGTCGTGCCGCCGGCGTCTCTGACGGCCGTGTTCGACACGCGCGACGAAGCGCGCATCCGGCACACCCACGGGCGCAACTACCCCGACATCGTGCGCGGCTTTCGCGGCGACTTCGCGGGAGCCCCCGACGCGGTGGCGTTCCCGCGCGACGAAGACGACGTCACGCGCGTGCTGGACTGGGCAAGCGCGAACGACGTGGTGGTCGTCCCGTACGGCGGCGGCACAAGCGTCGTCGGAGGCATCTCGGCCGGATCGTCGCAGCTGACGGGGAAGGGGTGCGATGACGGCCCCCGCCCGCCTTTCGTGTCCCTCGACCTGTCGCGCTTGTCGCGCCTGCTGGAGCTGGACGTCCCTTCGCGGAGCGCGCGTATCCAGGCCGGCGCGAGCGGCCCGCGCTTGGAGGCCCAGCTCGCGCAGCACGGGTTCACCCTGCGTTTCTTCCCGCAGTCTTTCGAGTTCGCCACCTTGGGGGGCTGGATCGCCACGCGCGCGGGCGGGCACTTCGCGATGGGGCCCACGCACATCGACGACCTCGTGCAGAGCACGCGCACCGTCACGCCGCGGGGCGTGGTCGAGACGCGGCGCTTGCCCGGGAGCGGCGCAGGGCCGAGCCCCGACCGGTTGATGCTCGGCAGCGAGGGCACCCTCGGGGTCATCACGGAGGCTTGGATGCGCGTGCGACCGAAGCCCGTGCACCGCAGCACGGCCACGTGTTTCTTCAAGGCCTGGAACGACGCCGTCGCCGCGGTGCGCGCGCTCTCGCAGTCTGGGTTGTACCCCGCCAACTGTCGTCTGCTGGATGCGCGCGAGGCCGCGCTCAACCTGGTCAGCGTGGACGGGAGCGCCGTGCTCATCTTGGGCTTCGAGGGCGCGGACCACGCCTTCCACGGGCCGATGGCGCGTGCGCTCGAGCTGGTGGCCGACCACGGCGGACGGTGCCCCAAGGGGGCGCTGCACGCGGAGGAGGGCGCGAAGAGCGGCGACGAGGGCGGCGCTGGCGCGTGGAAGCGCGCGTTCATCGACGCGCCCTACATGCTGAACCTGCTGGCCAGTCTGGGGCTGGTGGTGGACACGTTCGAGACGGCGTGCACGTGGGACCGCTTCGAGGCGCTGCACGCTGGCGTCATCAAGGCGGTCCGTGACGCCATGAAGCGCGAGGCCGGGAGGGGCTTCGTCTCGTGTCGCTTCACGCACGTGTATCCCGACGGGCCAGCTCCGTACTTCACCTTCGTGCTCCCGGGTGGCGGCGCCGAGATCGAGCGCTGGGTGGCCGTGAAGCAGGCCGCGAGTGAGGCCGTCGTGCGGCACGGTGGCACCATCACGCACCACCACGCCGTCGGCCGCGTGCACCAACCGTGGTACGTGCAGCAGGTCCCCGACCTGTTCCGCGTAGCCTTCCGCGCCGCAAAGCGCGAGCTCGACCCGGCGGGCATCATGAACCGCGGCGTCTTCGCGCTCTGA
- a CDS encoding succinate dehydrogenase/fumarate reductase iron-sulfur subunit, translating to MEARSTSRSIVWRQKSASAPGKFEDYKVEADEHMSFLEMLDVVNEDLIEKGKEPIAFDHDCREGICGMCGMVINGEAHGPQKLTTTCQLHMRQFKNGPFDIWIEPFRAAGFPLVKDLVVDRSGFDRIIQAGGYISIRTGAPLDANATPIPKQVSDMAMDAAECIGCGACVAACPNASASLFTAAKITHLGLLPQGQAERPERARNMVTAMDNEGFGGCTNHGECESACPKGISVDFIARMNRDFVKASATAYDRVAKSDGD from the coding sequence ATGGAAGCACGTTCAACATCACGCTCCATCGTTTGGCGCCAGAAGTCCGCTTCCGCACCGGGCAAGTTCGAGGACTACAAGGTCGAGGCCGACGAGCACATGAGCTTCCTCGAGATGCTCGACGTCGTGAACGAAGACCTGATCGAGAAGGGCAAGGAGCCCATCGCGTTCGACCACGACTGCCGTGAGGGCATCTGTGGTATGTGCGGCATGGTCATCAACGGCGAGGCCCATGGCCCGCAGAAGCTGACCACCACCTGCCAGCTGCACATGCGGCAGTTCAAGAACGGCCCCTTCGACATCTGGATCGAGCCGTTCCGCGCGGCGGGTTTCCCGCTGGTGAAGGACCTCGTCGTGGACCGCAGCGGCTTCGACCGCATCATCCAGGCGGGCGGCTACATCAGCATCCGCACGGGCGCCCCGCTCGACGCGAACGCCACGCCCATCCCCAAGCAGGTCTCGGACATGGCGATGGACGCCGCCGAGTGCATCGGCTGTGGCGCCTGCGTGGCGGCCTGCCCGAACGCCTCGGCGAGCCTCTTCACGGCGGCCAAGATCACCCACCTGGGGCTCTTGCCGCAGGGTCAGGCCGAGCGCCCCGAGCGCGCCCGCAACATGGTCACCGCCATGGACAACGAGGGCTTCGGCGGCTGCACCAACCATGGCGAGTGCGAGTCCGCCTGTCCGAAGGGCATCTCGGTGGACTTCATCGCGCGCATGAACCGCGACTTCGTCAAGGCCAGCGCGACCGCCTACGACCGCGTGGCGAAGAGCGACGGCGACTGA
- a CDS encoding FHA domain-containing protein produces the protein MDAIQRLEWYRDWLERRGREAFRAEFTVPVLVARENLETETEASFHTAFMSRTQFLAELQKAGAAGADDRPQIRAGEVRFVQKAKGAAFADRVGVGRARNADVWLPNPRVSKYHAYFQGAADGGYTLTDAESRNGTWVDGTKLTPRKPVALADGSEVVFGPHRFTFYTPAGFCENIARRAR, from the coding sequence GTGGACGCCATCCAGCGGCTCGAGTGGTATCGCGACTGGCTAGAGCGCCGCGGTCGCGAGGCGTTCCGCGCCGAGTTCACGGTGCCGGTGCTGGTCGCGCGGGAGAACCTGGAGACGGAGACCGAGGCCAGCTTTCACACCGCGTTCATGTCGCGCACTCAGTTCCTGGCCGAGCTCCAGAAGGCGGGCGCCGCTGGGGCCGACGACCGGCCGCAGATCCGAGCGGGAGAGGTGCGCTTCGTCCAGAAGGCGAAGGGCGCCGCCTTCGCGGACCGCGTGGGCGTGGGCCGTGCCCGCAACGCCGACGTGTGGCTGCCCAACCCCCGCGTCTCCAAGTATCACGCGTACTTTCAGGGAGCCGCGGACGGCGGCTACACGCTCACGGACGCCGAGTCGCGGAACGGCACGTGGGTGGACGGGACGAAGCTCACCCCGCGCAAGCCCGTCGCGTTGGCAGACGGGTCGGAGGTGGTCTTCGGGCCCCACCGCTTCACCTTCTACACCCCCGCCGGCTTCTGCGAAAACATCGCGCGCCGGGCACGCTAG
- a CDS encoding LysM peptidoglycan-binding domain-containing protein yields MPSPTWAAVATFVFAAAVFLGPHGADASRTHTVRAGQTLGQIAQRYRVSVDDIKAANRMRGTRIRVGQELTIPTAGEVYARPGQTLERIARQHDVSVDALRRVNRLRGNPRLRAGQRLILPGYEPAPSTPESWGEPEQPGRVELRRSGEEPVDAVLRVDAGVSRRGLRQLEGMLRRDERDIDRHTTPRLALLLARISDHFGGRTITVVSGFRDPRRFSGNGSQHVAGIASDIQVQGVPHRTVWEYCRTIDAVGCGFYPRSSFVHVDAREERTHWVDWSRPGRRPRYGTLRGPARAGQRHMAMPEATVTLPLEVAVVEDDPMYVAPQPGTAPVASTAAPAASREDDYEEP; encoded by the coding sequence ATGCCCTCCCCCACTTGGGCTGCGGTCGCGACGTTCGTTTTCGCCGCCGCAGTCTTCCTCGGTCCGCACGGAGCGGACGCGTCCCGGACGCACACCGTCCGCGCCGGCCAGACGTTGGGGCAGATCGCGCAGCGCTACCGGGTTTCGGTGGACGACATCAAGGCCGCCAACCGCATGCGGGGTACCCGCATCCGCGTGGGGCAGGAGCTGACCATCCCCACGGCAGGCGAGGTGTATGCCCGCCCGGGTCAGACCCTGGAGCGCATCGCGCGGCAGCACGACGTGAGCGTCGACGCCCTGCGACGCGTGAACCGCCTACGCGGCAACCCGCGCCTGCGCGCAGGCCAGCGGCTGATCCTGCCGGGCTACGAGCCCGCGCCGAGCACCCCCGAGAGCTGGGGCGAACCCGAGCAACCGGGCCGCGTGGAGCTGCGCCGCAGCGGTGAAGAGCCCGTGGACGCGGTGCTGCGCGTCGACGCCGGGGTCAGCCGGCGGGGACTGCGGCAGCTCGAGGGCATGCTGCGCCGCGACGAGAGGGACATCGACCGCCACACCACGCCGCGCCTGGCCCTGCTGCTGGCGCGCATCAGTGATCACTTCGGGGGGCGCACCATCACCGTGGTCAGCGGCTTCCGCGACCCGCGTCGGTTCAGCGGGAACGGCAGCCAGCACGTAGCCGGCATCGCGTCGGACATTCAGGTGCAGGGCGTGCCGCACCGCACCGTGTGGGAGTACTGCCGCACCATCGACGCCGTGGGTTGCGGCTTCTACCCCCGCAGCAGCTTCGTGCACGTCGATGCGCGTGAGGAGCGCACGCACTGGGTCGACTGGTCGCGCCCGGGCCGCCGTCCGCGCTACGGCACCCTGCGGGGTCCGGCGCGGGCCGGGCAGCGGCACATGGCCATGCCAGAAGCCACCGTCACGCTCCCGCTCGAGGTGGCCGTGGTGGAGGACGACCCGATGTACGTGGCGCCGCAGCCTGGGACCGCGCCCGTGGCGAGCACCGCGGCACCGGCCGCCAGCCGCGAAGACGACTACGAAGAGCCCTGA
- a CDS encoding succinate dehydrogenase cytochrome b subunit, protein MQRALTLYQSTIGKKVAMALSGLVIIGFSIGHMLGNLNAYVGEAAFNEYAETLKATWYIVWPTRALLLVCFSLHIASAFTLVTRNKDARPQAYHVTKHHEANVASKAMPISGIALLLFVGFHLLHFTLAPQLFNAAHFENPFWNFYAGLSHPVLAGVYIAGNLALGLHIFHGFFSAFQSIGANHPKYNPLRRDAAVGLATMLTLANVMFPISVHLGFIDPPAGYERAMADAAAHDGSAHDLAPSDH, encoded by the coding sequence ATGCAGAGAGCGCTGACGCTCTATCAGAGCACCATCGGTAAGAAGGTGGCGATGGCCCTGTCCGGCCTCGTGATCATCGGCTTCTCGATCGGCCACATGCTCGGCAACCTGAACGCCTATGTCGGCGAGGCTGCCTTCAACGAGTACGCGGAGACCCTGAAGGCTACGTGGTACATCGTCTGGCCTACGCGCGCCCTGCTCCTGGTGTGCTTCAGCCTGCACATCGCCTCCGCCTTCACGCTCGTCACGCGCAACAAGGACGCCCGCCCACAGGCCTACCACGTGACCAAGCACCACGAGGCTAACGTGGCCAGCAAGGCCATGCCCATCAGCGGCATCGCGCTGCTCCTGTTCGTGGGCTTCCACCTGCTCCACTTCACGCTCGCGCCGCAGCTCTTCAACGCCGCGCACTTCGAGAATCCCTTCTGGAACTTCTACGCGGGCCTCAGCCACCCCGTGCTGGCCGGCGTCTACATCGCGGGCAACCTCGCCCTCGGCCTGCACATCTTCCACGGCTTCTTCAGCGCCTTCCAGAGCATCGGGGCCAACCACCCCAAGTACAACCCGCTTCGTCGCGACGCGGCTGTGGGCCTCGCCACCATGCTCACCCTCGCGAACGTGATGTTCCCCATCAGCGTTCACCTGGGCTTCATCGACCCCCCCGCGGGCTACGAGCGGGCGATGGCCGACGCCGCCGCCCACGATGGCAGCGCCCACGACCTGGCCCCCAGCGACCACTGA